In Chitinibacter sp. SCUT-21, a single genomic region encodes these proteins:
- a CDS encoding AI-2E family transporter, which translates to MFDNPQLQKILSRRLLDVLIQAGLIIALIGFSYKIFAPFMTLMLWALILAVTLFPLHQKLANKLSGKQGRASTVLILLGIALIFVPLCLLASSLADSITDFVHGMRDNTLAIPLPKEGVVSWPVIGDKVYTVWTTAATDLPSLIQSLQPKIGDLAKKALGFVASIGGAMLQFLFSFIIAGVIMAYGQDGHAAARAISRRFVGPEKGEQFAVLSTATIRAVAQGVIGVAFIQAVLLGTALMIAHIPFAGVLAVLALILGIAQLPAIIIFAPAVAYIWMSGEYNTVPAVIYTVLLAVSGMADNVLKPLLLGRGVDAPMPVILLGALGGMVSAGILGMFVGAVILALGYQIFMAWVNEASSDTPADTAAAQTAAEK; encoded by the coding sequence ATGTTTGATAATCCACAATTGCAAAAAATATTATCGCGTCGTTTGTTAGATGTGTTGATTCAGGCCGGTTTGATTATTGCGTTGATTGGATTTTCGTACAAAATCTTCGCCCCCTTTATGACCTTAATGTTGTGGGCTTTGATTTTGGCTGTGACTTTATTTCCGTTGCATCAAAAGTTAGCCAACAAATTATCGGGCAAGCAAGGCCGCGCTTCGACTGTGCTGATTTTATTGGGCATTGCATTGATTTTTGTGCCTTTATGTTTACTCGCAAGCTCGCTGGCAGATTCGATCACCGATTTCGTACATGGGATGCGAGACAACACGCTCGCGATTCCACTGCCCAAAGAAGGCGTTGTTAGTTGGCCGGTGATCGGCGATAAGGTCTATACGGTGTGGACTACTGCTGCGACTGATTTGCCCAGCTTGATTCAATCGTTGCAGCCAAAAATTGGTGATTTAGCCAAAAAAGCGCTGGGCTTTGTTGCAAGTATCGGCGGCGCGATGTTGCAGTTTTTGTTCTCATTCATTATTGCTGGCGTCATTATGGCTTACGGTCAAGATGGCCATGCTGCTGCGCGAGCCATTAGTCGCCGTTTTGTCGGTCCAGAAAAAGGCGAGCAATTTGCCGTTTTATCCACCGCGACGATTCGCGCGGTGGCGCAAGGTGTGATTGGCGTGGCGTTTATTCAGGCGGTGTTATTGGGCACGGCCTTAATGATTGCGCATATTCCGTTTGCAGGTGTTTTGGCGGTGCTGGCGTTGATTCTGGGTATTGCGCAATTGCCCGCAATTATTATTTTTGCCCCTGCGGTGGCCTACATCTGGATGAGCGGTGAATACAATACCGTCCCAGCCGTGATTTATACCGTGCTGTTGGCGGTTTCGGGGATGGCCGATAATGTGTTGAAACCACTCTTGCTCGGTCGCGGCGTCGATGCCCCAATGCCGGTGATTTTGCTCGGCGCTTTGGGTGGCATGGTGTCTGCTGGGATATTGGGGATGTTTGTGGGGGCGGTTATCCTTGCCTTGGGTTACCAGATCTTTATGGCTTGGGTGAATGAGGCTTCTTCGGATACGCCAGCCGATACTGCAGCTGCACAAACCGCCGCTGAGAAATAA
- the queC gene encoding 7-cyano-7-deazaguanine synthase QueC, whose translation MNKKAIILLSGGLDSATCLAMAKAAGFDCYALSFDYGQRHNAELEAAKRVAASLGAVEHRVIKIDLAAFGGSALTDANIAVPVDGAMDNEIPVTYVPARNTVLLSYALAWSEVLKADDIYIGVNAVDYSGYPDCRPEYISAFQAMARLATKVGVEGSSLHIHTPLIRLTKAQIIAEGLKLGVDYSLTTTCYQANDAGEACGVCDACRLRAAGFAAAGVADPTRYQAK comes from the coding sequence ATGAATAAAAAAGCGATTATTTTATTATCGGGTGGTTTGGATTCAGCCACCTGTTTGGCGATGGCCAAGGCGGCGGGTTTTGATTGCTACGCCTTATCGTTCGACTACGGCCAGCGCCACAATGCCGAGCTTGAAGCGGCCAAGCGCGTTGCGGCAAGCCTCGGCGCGGTTGAGCACCGCGTGATTAAGATTGATCTGGCCGCGTTTGGCGGCTCGGCGCTGACCGATGCCAATATCGCCGTGCCGGTTGATGGCGCGATGGACAACGAAATCCCCGTCACTTACGTCCCCGCGCGCAATACCGTGCTGCTGTCGTACGCGCTGGCGTGGTCGGAAGTGCTGAAAGCCGATGATATTTATATCGGCGTCAACGCCGTTGATTACTCGGGTTACCCCGACTGTCGCCCTGAATACATTTCTGCGTTCCAGGCAATGGCACGCTTGGCGACCAAGGTCGGCGTTGAAGGCTCGTCGCTGCACATTCATACGCCATTGATTCGGCTGACCAAGGCGCAAATCATCGCCGAAGGTTTGAAACTGGGCGTTGATTACAGCCTGACCACCACTTGCTACCAAGCCAATGACGCCGGTGAAGCGTGTGGCGTGTGCGACGCCTGCCGTTTGCGCGCCGCAGGTTTTGCCGCCGCTGGTGTCGCTGACCCGACACGCTACCAAGCCAAATAA
- the queE gene encoding 7-carboxy-7-deazaguanine synthase QueE gives MRESLRITEIFHSLQGETSRIGLPTVFVRLTGCPMRCTYCDSAYAFTGGKTMSLDEIMAQIESYGCKTVCVTGGEPLAQKPVHLLFKRLCDAGYSVSTETGGGQPIDCVDPRVSRILDIKTPKSGEMGNMLWANVDAVTEHDEIKFVLVDRSDYEWARDYVREHKLNEKAPVIFSPVWESLKPVDLADWVVADKLPVRVQVQLHKILWGEKPGV, from the coding sequence ATGCGCGAATCTTTGCGTATCACCGAAATTTTCCACTCGCTGCAAGGCGAAACCAGCCGTATTGGCTTGCCTACCGTGTTTGTGCGCCTGACTGGCTGCCCGATGCGCTGCACTTATTGCGATAGCGCGTATGCGTTTACCGGCGGCAAAACGATGAGCCTGGACGAGATCATGGCGCAGATCGAATCCTACGGCTGTAAAACCGTTTGTGTCACCGGCGGCGAGCCGTTGGCGCAAAAGCCAGTGCATCTGCTGTTCAAGCGCCTGTGCGACGCGGGCTATAGTGTCAGCACCGAAACCGGCGGCGGCCAGCCGATTGATTGCGTCGACCCACGTGTGTCGCGCATTTTGGATATTAAAACGCCCAAATCGGGCGAAATGGGCAATATGCTGTGGGCGAATGTCGACGCAGTGACCGAGCACGATGAGATTAAATTTGTGCTGGTCGATCGCAGCGATTACGAATGGGCACGCGACTATGTGCGCGAACACAAGCTCAATGAAAAAGCACCGGTGATTTTCTCGCCCGTATGGGAAAGCCTGAAACCCGTTGATTTGGCCGATTGGGTTGTTGCGGATAAATTGCCGGTGCGCGTGCAAGTGCAATTGCACAAAATTCTCTGGGGCGAAAAACCAGGGGTATAA
- a CDS encoding multidrug effflux MFS transporter, with protein MNNSKSSPAEGRFAGWILLLAALTALGPLSIDMYLPGLPAIAHSLHSDDGTVQLTLASYFIGLSLGQLLYGPVSDHYGRKPPLLVGLALYLLASIACALATSIEALIAFRFIQALGGCAGMVIARAVVRDRCEPRQAAQVFSSLVLVMGAAPILAPLLGSWVVGVSTWRTIFALLALFALLCIVAIYGLLPETRAARTEQSLALGKTLHAYGALLRDRRFLGYALTGGLAVAGLFSYITGSPIVMMKVYGLSPTQYSFTFGSIATCYIVASQFNARALKTLSIDQVLQRASALLALASGGLLLASLIGHPPFWLTLACLYLYLIALGFAAPNATAGALAHHGEQAGLASALMGTLQFGIATLAGVIMGLWHDGTTLPLASTLACCGVGAALCYRCLVIKLDN; from the coding sequence ATGAATAATTCTAAATCGTCGCCCGCAGAGGGCCGCTTTGCCGGCTGGATTTTATTACTCGCCGCGCTCACCGCGCTTGGCCCGCTGTCGATTGATATGTATTTACCGGGGCTACCGGCGATTGCGCATAGCCTGCACTCCGACGACGGCACAGTGCAGCTGACGCTAGCGAGCTATTTTATCGGCCTATCGCTCGGCCAACTGCTGTACGGGCCGGTATCCGACCACTATGGCCGCAAACCACCCTTACTAGTTGGTTTGGCGCTGTATTTGCTGGCGTCGATCGCCTGCGCGTTGGCAACAAGTATTGAGGCGCTGATTGCCTTTCGCTTTATTCAAGCACTCGGCGGCTGCGCGGGCATGGTGATTGCGCGTGCTGTGGTGCGCGATCGCTGCGAGCCACGCCAAGCGGCGCAAGTGTTTTCGTCCTTGGTACTGGTAATGGGCGCGGCACCGATTTTGGCACCGCTGCTCGGAAGCTGGGTGGTCGGCGTGAGCACCTGGCGCACGATTTTTGCCCTGCTGGCGCTCTTTGCCTTGCTGTGCATCGTCGCGATTTACGGTCTGTTGCCAGAAACTCGAGCAGCGCGCACTGAGCAGAGTTTGGCGCTGGGCAAGACCTTGCACGCCTATGGCGCACTGCTGCGCGATCGGCGTTTTTTGGGTTACGCGCTCACCGGCGGCTTGGCGGTGGCGGGCCTGTTTAGCTATATCACTGGCTCGCCGATTGTGATGATGAAGGTGTATGGCCTCAGCCCCACGCAATACAGCTTCACCTTTGGCAGCATTGCCACCTGCTATATCGTCGCCAGCCAATTTAACGCGCGCGCACTAAAAACCCTGAGCATCGACCAAGTCTTGCAGCGCGCCTCGGCCCTGCTGGCGCTGGCTAGCGGCGGCCTATTGCTCGCCAGCCTCATCGGTCACCCGCCGTTTTGGCTCACCTTGGCTTGCTTATATCTGTATTTAATCGCCTTGGGTTTTGCTGCGCCCAACGCCACCGCAGGTGCGCTTGCACATCATGGCGAGCAGGCGGGCTTGGCATCCGCACTAATGGGAACGCTGCAATTTGGCATCGCGACGCTGGCGGGCGTCATTATGGGGCTTTGGCACGATGGCACCACGCTGCCGCTGGCTAGCACTTTGGCGTGTTGCGGCGTTGGCGCGGCGCTGTGTTATCGCTGCTTAGTGATTAAACTCGACAATTAA